From Roseovarius nanhaiticus, one genomic window encodes:
- a CDS encoding DMT family transporter, producing MASLAFGLVAALCWGIHDICVRYVSQRTGILPALATVLIIGTIVMAPAAFFMGDWRVMDIRALMLSAASGIAFTLAYLGLYKAFEIGPVRLVAPIIGAYPILSVGWAAASGQAVTADQWLAVAAVIAGVAIVGMLTDEAASSGNKRTAILWAMLGGTAFAATFALGQAAAHAGSEAAAILITRVVAVALALVLLVGSGGIRWPARSALPLLGLMGVLDCIALGIVIAAASMARPEFASVAASTFGMITVILAWAILRERMTPGQWAGVVLTFSAIGYLAT from the coding sequence TGCTGGGGCATTCACGACATCTGTGTGCGGTATGTCTCGCAGCGCACCGGCATCCTGCCGGCGCTTGCAACCGTGCTGATCATCGGCACTATCGTAATGGCGCCCGCCGCATTTTTCATGGGCGATTGGCGCGTCATGGACATCCGCGCGCTGATGCTCTCGGCCGCCAGCGGGATCGCCTTCACTCTCGCGTATCTCGGCCTTTACAAGGCGTTCGAGATAGGACCAGTCCGCTTGGTGGCTCCGATCATCGGGGCATACCCAATTCTGTCGGTCGGCTGGGCCGCCGCCTCGGGTCAGGCGGTCACGGCAGATCAATGGCTGGCCGTCGCCGCCGTGATCGCTGGCGTCGCCATCGTGGGCATGCTCACCGACGAGGCCGCCAGCAGCGGAAACAAGCGCACAGCAATCCTCTGGGCCATGCTCGGCGGCACGGCCTTCGCCGCCACCTTCGCGCTCGGCCAGGCGGCTGCCCATGCGGGCAGCGAAGCGGCCGCCATCCTCATTACCCGCGTCGTCGCCGTAGCTTTGGCGCTGGTCTTGTTGGTGGGGTCGGGCGGCATCCGCTGGCCAGCGCGCAGCGCCCTGCCGCTCCTCGGCCTCATGGGCGTGCTTGACTGCATCGCGCTTGGCATTGTCATCGCAGCGGCCAGCATGGCACGGCCCGAATTCGCCTCGGTCGCGGCGTCGACCTTCGGCATGATCACCGTCATCCTCGCCTGGGCCATCCTGCGCGAGCGGATGACGCCGGGCCAATGGGCAGGTGTCGTGCTGACCTTTTCGGCCATCGGCTACCTTGCAACCTGA
- a CDS encoding MOSC domain-containing protein yields MPALKLTPYKCRITWLGLVPEERPDIRSVPVDDVELTYAGVQGEMHSGLTRPACVRVKEQFARGTEIANTRQLSIVSAEELAEIAAQMGLEAMDPAWLGASMVVEGVPDFSHLPPSARLQGPDGASLVIDMQNRPCLFPAREIDKDHPGRGPKFKAAAKGRRGVTAWVEREGRMAVGDALRLFVPDQRAWRPGK; encoded by the coding sequence ATGCCTGCGCTGAAACTCACCCCGTATAAATGCCGGATCACTTGGCTGGGCCTCGTCCCCGAGGAACGGCCCGATATCCGTTCGGTCCCGGTGGATGACGTGGAACTGACCTATGCCGGCGTGCAGGGCGAGATGCATTCGGGCCTTACCCGCCCGGCCTGTGTGCGCGTCAAAGAACAGTTCGCGCGGGGTACGGAAATCGCCAATACCCGCCAGCTCAGCATCGTTTCGGCAGAGGAGCTGGCCGAGATCGCCGCGCAGATGGGTTTGGAGGCGATGGATCCCGCGTGGCTCGGCGCGTCGATGGTTGTGGAGGGCGTTCCGGATTTCAGCCATCTGCCGCCCTCGGCGCGCCTGCAAGGGCCGGACGGGGCGTCGCTGGTGATCGACATGCAGAACCGCCCTTGTCTTTTTCCCGCACGCGAGATCGACAAGGATCATCCCGGGCGGGGTCCCAAATTCAAGGCTGCCGCCAAGGGCCGCCGCGGCGTCACCGCCTGGGTCGAGCGCGAAGGGCGCATGGCAGTGGGGGATGCGCTGCGTCTTTTCGTACCTGATCAGCGGGCCTGGAGGCCGGGCAAGTAA
- a CDS encoding methyltransferase domain-containing protein — protein MDLLNAVGQMGAGDVIDLGCGAGQMGAALAERAMGRDVIGVDASPAMLEKARQTRGYKSLGQADIREWHPRRAPGLIYSNAVLHWIGDHPALMPRLAAMLGKGGTLAVQLPHQNNAPSHRVWRTLAEDLFPGRIDAGSGPDVLPPVEYDTLLAPKGKFRMWETEYYQRLTAEPGSHPVRRYTESTYARPILAELEPDERAALIARYEDVMQTAYPVRGDGTVLFPFRRLFFTLTV, from the coding sequence ATGGACTTGCTCAACGCCGTCGGTCAGATGGGCGCCGGTGATGTGATCGACCTTGGCTGCGGCGCCGGACAAATGGGCGCCGCACTGGCCGAGCGGGCGATGGGCCGCGACGTCATCGGTGTCGATGCGTCGCCCGCGATGCTGGAAAAAGCGCGCCAGACACGTGGCTATAAAAGCCTTGGTCAGGCCGATATCCGGGAATGGCACCCGCGCCGGGCACCGGGGCTGATCTACTCCAATGCCGTGCTGCACTGGATTGGGGATCACCCTGCACTGATGCCGCGCCTTGCGGCAATGCTGGGCAAAGGCGGCACACTGGCGGTGCAACTGCCGCACCAGAACAATGCGCCCTCGCACCGCGTCTGGCGGACGCTGGCCGAGGATCTCTTTCCCGGCCGTATCGACGCGGGCAGCGGACCAGATGTCCTGCCGCCCGTCGAGTATGACACTCTGCTGGCCCCCAAGGGCAAATTCCGCATGTGGGAGACCGAGTATTACCAGCGCCTGACGGCCGAGCCAGGCAGTCATCCGGTGCGCCGGTATACCGAGAGCACCTATGCCCGGCCCATCCTTGCCGAGCTGGAGCCGGATGAGCGCGCCGCGCTGATCGCGCGCTACGAGGATGTCATGCAGACGGCCTATCCGGTCCGGGGCGATGGCACGGTTCTCTTTCCATTCCGGCGGTTGTTTTTTACGCTCACGGTCTGA
- the ftsH gene encoding ATP-dependent zinc metalloprotease FtsH, with amino-acid sequence MGNARNIAFWLVLFLLVLALFNLFSGSGGSLQSQSVKYSEFVTAVQDDAVTNVTLDGETIQFRKSDGRDYVAVKPADADITQTLIDKGIPVTAKAQQESGFQTFLLSLLPFLLLIGVWIYFMNRMQGGGKGGAMGFGKSKAKMLTEKSGRVTFDDVAGIDEAKEELEEIVEFLRNPQKFSRLGGQIPKGALLVGPPGTGKTLLARAIAGEAGVPFFTISGSDFVEMFVGVGASRVRDMFEQAKKNAPCIVFIDEIDAVGRHRGAGYGGGNDEREQTLNQLLVEMDGFEANEGVIIVAATNRKDVLDPALLRPGRFDRQVTVPNPDIKGREKILGVHARKTPLGPDVDLRIIARGTPGFSGADLANLVNEAALMAARIGRRFVAMEDFEMAKDKVMMGAERRSMVLTADQKEKTAYHEAGHAIVGLALPKCDPVYKATIIPRGGALGMVVSLPEIDRLNWHKSECEQKLAMTMAGKAAEIIKYGEDDVSNGPAGDIQQASGLARAMVLRWGMSDKVGNIDYQQAHEGYMGNGAGSFSISAHTKELIEEEVKRMIDEAYATAHRILTEKKDEWERLAQGLLEYETLTGEEIQRVARGEPPQADDDDDGADAGSAPSVTAIPKTKPKAPRGGGDGGMEPEPTA; translated from the coding sequence TTGGGCAACGCACGCAATATCGCCTTCTGGCTGGTTCTGTTCCTGCTGGTTCTGGCGCTGTTCAACCTCTTCAGCGGCTCTGGCGGCTCGCTTCAGAGCCAGTCGGTGAAATATTCCGAATTCGTCACAGCCGTTCAGGATGACGCCGTCACGAACGTGACGCTCGATGGCGAAACCATCCAGTTCCGCAAATCCGATGGTCGCGATTATGTTGCCGTGAAACCGGCGGATGCCGACATCACGCAAACGCTGATCGACAAGGGCATCCCCGTCACCGCCAAAGCGCAGCAGGAATCTGGATTTCAGACCTTCCTTCTGTCGCTTCTGCCGTTCCTTTTGCTGATCGGTGTCTGGATCTACTTCATGAACCGCATGCAGGGCGGCGGCAAAGGCGGCGCGATGGGCTTTGGCAAGTCCAAGGCCAAGATGCTGACCGAGAAATCGGGCCGCGTGACCTTTGATGACGTCGCGGGCATCGACGAGGCCAAGGAAGAGCTGGAAGAGATCGTCGAATTTTTGCGCAACCCGCAGAAGTTCAGCCGCCTTGGTGGTCAGATCCCCAAGGGCGCGCTTCTGGTGGGCCCTCCGGGCACCGGCAAGACGCTGCTTGCGCGTGCCATCGCGGGCGAGGCGGGCGTGCCCTTTTTCACCATTTCGGGCTCGGACTTTGTCGAGATGTTCGTCGGTGTCGGCGCAAGCCGTGTGCGCGACATGTTCGAGCAGGCGAAAAAGAACGCGCCCTGCATCGTCTTTATCGACGAGATCGACGCCGTGGGTCGCCACCGTGGCGCCGGTTACGGCGGCGGCAATGACGAGCGTGAGCAGACTCTGAACCAGCTTCTGGTCGAAATGGACGGCTTTGAGGCGAATGAGGGCGTGATCATCGTCGCGGCGACGAACCGCAAGGACGTGCTTGATCCTGCGCTGCTGCGTCCGGGCCGGTTTGACCGTCAGGTCACTGTCCCCAACCCTGACATCAAGGGTCGCGAGAAAATCCTGGGGGTTCACGCCCGCAAGACACCGCTCGGCCCCGATGTGGACCTGCGCATCATCGCGCGCGGCACGCCCGGTTTTTCGGGTGCGGACCTTGCGAACCTCGTGAACGAGGCCGCGCTGATGGCGGCCCGGATTGGTCGCCGCTTTGTCGCGATGGAAGATTTCGAGATGGCCAAGGACAAGGTCATGATGGGCGCCGAGCGTCGCAGCATGGTTCTGACCGCCGATCAAAAAGAAAAAACCGCATATCACGAGGCCGGTCACGCCATCGTTGGTCTGGCTTTGCCGAAATGCGATCCGGTCTACAAGGCCACGATCATCCCTCGCGGTGGCGCGCTTGGCATGGTCGTGTCCCTGCCCGAGATCGACCGCCTCAACTGGCACAAGTCGGAATGCGAGCAAAAGCTGGCGATGACGATGGCCGGCAAGGCCGCCGAGATCATCAAATACGGCGAGGATGATGTCTCGAACGGACCGGCTGGTGATATCCAGCAGGCCAGCGGGCTGGCCCGGGCCATGGTACTGCGTTGGGGCATGTCCGATAAGGTCGGCAATATCGACTACCAGCAGGCACATGAAGGCTACATGGGCAATGGCGCGGGCAGCTTCTCGATCTCGGCTCACACCAAGGAGCTGATCGAGGAAGAGGTCAAGCGCATGATCGACGAAGCCTACGCCACCGCGCACCGCATTCTTACCGAGAAAAAGGACGAGTGGGAGCGTCTGGCCCAGGGCTTGCTGGAATACGAGACGCTGACCGGCGAGGAAATTCAGCGCGTCGCACGGGGCGAGCCGCCCCAAGCCGATGACGATGATGATGGTGCCGACGCGGGCAGCGCGCCTTCGGTCACTGCCATTCCCAAGACCAAGCCAAAGGCGCCGCGCGGCGGCGGCGATGGCGGGATGGAGCCGGAACCCACAGCGTGA